The DNA segment CTGCAAGCGTTAATACGCAGCAAAAGTGTGACGAAGGCAGCCATACAACTGAATATCACTCAATCGGCCATGAGTCGTACCTTGCAGCGTTTACGCCATCAATTTGGTGATCCACTGTTTGTCCGAACCAAAGGTGGATTAATTCCCACTGAGCGTACGTTGGAAATGTCGACCTCGTTGGATTGCCTGCTGCAACATGCCGAGACCTTGTTGAATCCGGCAGAATTTGAACCGCATAAGGCGAATACCCATTTCACCTTGATGATGAGTGATTTTTTCTCACAAGTGTTTATGCCACCGGTCTATAAAAGTTTGTTTGAGCAAGCGCCCGGTATTTCGTTGACCTGTTTGAATCGTCAGCCGGACATGATGGAGAAGTTATCATTAGGAGAAGGGGATTTGAGTTTTAGTAGTGACGTGCAAAAAGCACAGGCTGATATTTATGCGCAAGCGTTAGGGCCGGATCGTC comes from the Vibrio gangliei genome and includes:
- a CDS encoding LysR family transcriptional regulator, yielding MNKLSQVDLNLLVALQALIRSKSVTKAAIQLNITQSAMSRTLQRLRHQFGDPLFVRTKGGLIPTERTLEMSTSLDCLLQHAETLLNPAEFEPHKANTHFTLMMSDFFSQVFMPPVYKSLFEQAPGISLTCLNRQPDMMEKLSLGEGDLSFSSDVQKAQADIYAQALGPDRLVTIMRKGHPLAQQELTLDAYCDSSHALITMGGDRAGSIDLALAKVGRKRNVVLRMPHFTAAPYAIEQSDLLLTLPGCLADKMAEHLDIVIRQPPVETAEYQYHMVWHARQHNNPAHRWLRSEIQKVMATLL